A genomic region of Catalinimonas niigatensis contains the following coding sequences:
- a CDS encoding c-type cytochrome domain-containing protein: protein MPRKGNMQKKFIDKWSTTSYFKSTLVIVILISVFLLSLPLWPLNGEEVSPWVLFGGRFHPLIIHFPIVLLFLLLLLEILIRLRWIERQLPFQSLLLLLSVIFSVLSVLIGFALYQSGSYGGDTLELHLYSGIGVALGSLVGLMIFWKAHQSKSALLSNAYFSVLLLTNILLVFASHQGGSLTHGQDFLSEHFPLKPEPESLLSQKPMEEMLVFEDIIQSTLDARCYSCHNENKTKGDYLMTSFDRFMKGGKSEKTAVIPGDASKSELFHRITLPEVHDDRMPPEGKTSLTHQEIQILEKWIEKGALTGITLTDIQEDSVFLALLSDKAQQLRQERLVQERKNMELDGLIQLVAHQEQTFVLEKDNESKTGLALSMQFPTSHFDDNQLAELQAVFPHIHRASFNASNISDDAFYHIGQMKGLKALFLQHTRIKGSGLVYLQNLESLEILDLSGSEVDDAGLLNVIRINGLRHLYLYEAPVSMTVVDALMKNNPELEVHLERGALF from the coding sequence ATGCCTAGAAAGGGAAATATGCAGAAGAAGTTTATAGACAAGTGGAGTACAACCTCTTATTTCAAAAGTACATTAGTAATTGTAATCCTGATTTCTGTCTTTTTATTGTCACTACCCTTGTGGCCTCTCAATGGTGAAGAAGTTTCTCCCTGGGTATTATTCGGTGGGAGATTTCATCCGCTCATTATCCATTTTCCCATCGTTCTGCTCTTTCTGCTATTGCTTTTGGAGATACTCATCAGGTTGCGATGGATAGAACGGCAACTTCCGTTTCAGTCACTTTTATTGTTACTATCTGTCATTTTCAGTGTTTTATCAGTACTTATTGGCTTTGCACTATATCAAAGTGGAAGTTATGGTGGAGATACGTTGGAATTACATCTTTATTCGGGCATTGGGGTTGCCCTGGGCTCACTTGTCGGCCTCATGATCTTCTGGAAAGCCCATCAAAGCAAGTCTGCATTATTAAGTAATGCCTACTTTTCAGTACTGTTGCTGACCAATATTCTTCTGGTATTTGCCAGTCATCAGGGTGGCTCTTTGACGCACGGACAGGACTTTCTGAGTGAGCATTTTCCTTTAAAACCTGAACCTGAAAGTTTGCTTTCGCAAAAACCAATGGAAGAAATGCTGGTTTTTGAAGACATCATTCAAAGCACATTGGATGCCCGATGTTATTCCTGTCACAATGAAAACAAAACCAAAGGTGACTATCTTATGACCAGCTTTGACCGTTTTATGAAGGGTGGTAAAAGTGAGAAAACTGCGGTCATCCCGGGTGATGCCAGTAAAAGTGAACTTTTTCATAGAATTACCCTCCCTGAAGTTCATGACGATCGCATGCCCCCTGAAGGAAAAACATCATTGACCCATCAGGAGATACAAATACTGGAAAAATGGATTGAGAAGGGAGCGCTCACAGGTATTACCCTCACAGATATTCAGGAAGACAGCGTTTTTTTAGCGCTGCTCAGCGATAAAGCACAGCAATTAAGACAGGAAAGGCTCGTACAAGAACGTAAAAATATGGAGCTGGATGGTCTGATTCAGTTGGTGGCCCATCAGGAACAAACTTTCGTACTTGAAAAAGATAATGAAAGTAAAACCGGGCTGGCCCTAAGCATGCAATTCCCTACTTCACATTTTGATGATAACCAATTGGCTGAGTTGCAGGCAGTATTTCCCCATATCCATAGAGCTTCTTTCAACGCAAGCAATATAAGCGATGACGCATTTTACCATATTGGTCAAATGAAAGGTTTGAAGGCCTTATTTCTCCAACATACGCGTATCAAGGGAAGTGGATTGGTTTACCTCCAAAATCTGGAATCATTGGAAATATTAGATTTGTCAGGGAGCGAAGTTGATGATGCAGGCTTATTGAACGTGATCAGAATAAATGGACTCAGACATTTATACTTATATGAAGCTCCTGTAAGTATGACAGTAGTAGATGCCTTGATGAAAAATAATCCTGAACTGGAAGTTCATTTGGAAAGAGGCGCTCTCTTTTAG